The following DNA comes from Bacteroidales bacterium.
CGGGGCCGGCGCAGTGGTGCTCAAATCATTGTTTGAAGAACAGATCAATTATGATGCGGCCACACTGGCAAAAGGTACAGACTATCCCGAGGCCATGGATTATGTAAATTATTATATCAGAAACAATTCTGTGGAAAATTACTTAAAACTGATCCGGGAAGCCAAGGAGAAGGTATCCATTCCTGTTTTTGCCAGCATCAACTGCATTTCCTCCAAACGATGGGTTGAGTTTGCCAAACAAATTGAAGAAGCAGGCGCCGATGGCTTAGAGGTTAATGTGTTTATCCTGCCCCTGGATAAAAATGCAAAAGCCGATAAGTATGAGCAGATCTATTACGAACTGGCCGACAAATTAAAGGATACCATAAGCATTCCCTTTGCCTTCAAGCTTAGCAACCATTTCACCAATCTTGTGGGTGTAGTGGAAAGGTTAAATGCTTTGGATGTACCGGGAGTAGTGCTTTTCAACCGTTTTTATGAACCGGATATTGATCCGGAAACCATGGAATTCACTTCTGCTCCCGTCTTTAGTTCTCCAGCCGACTTGCGCCATTCTTTAAGGTGGGTGGGCATTGTATCTTCCAAAATCCATAAGATCGATATTGCAGCAAGTACTGGTGTGCACGACGGTAAGGCTGTAGTGAAACAATTGCTTGCCGGTGCGGATGCCGTTCAGATCTGCTCTACCATATATAAAAATGGTTTTGGCCAGATTAGCAGGATACTGGAGGAATTAACAGAATGGATGGAAAACCATTCTTATGAAACAATTGACCAGTTCAGGGCAAAATTGAACTACCGAAACTTGAAGGATCCTTTGGTTTATGAGCGTTCACAGTTTATGAGGTATTTTTCCAGCATTGAGTAGTTGCGGAACCGGTATCTTCTGGAATTGTACTGAATTCATTCTCTAATATGTAACAGCTTACCTCTGTTATTTTTCGGGTTGTATCGCCTTATAATGGAAGACCTGATAAATTCCCGCCATTAGTCTGTTCTCAGGCAGTAAAAAGAAAACAAGTAAAAAGTTTCAGTAAATTCGGTGATTTATCTCACCGGCTACTGCTTAGAAAGATCACCACTTTATTCGTCTTTATTTAAAAGTCTATATTCAATTTTACAGCAACAAAAATTCAGAAATATCGAATCGATTACATTAACAATAAAAAATCATGTATTATGAAAAAGCTACTACTACTATTTATTGTACTGTTTGCTACTGGCTCAGGTATTCAGGCACAATCAGGAATTGCAGAAGCCAAAGCGAAGTTCATTTACAACTTCACCAAATTCTTTGAATGGTCACAATCTGGTCAAAGTGGAGATTTTGTAATTGGTGTGCTGGGGTCGAACGACATTTACCAGGAACTGGAAGACTTTACTGAGGGTAAAAAAGTCATTACCAGAGATATTAAGGTTGAGCGATTCAGGGCAGCCGAAAATGTCAGTGATTGTCATATTCTTTTTGTTTCAAGTGTCCACAGTAAACAACTGATTGGTTTGAACAAAAGATTGAGTTCCAATACACTGCTGGTCAGTGATAGTGAAACAGGCATAAAGCGGGGAGCTGCTTTGAATTTTGTTCTTGAGGACGATCGGTTGAAATATGAGTTTGCGGCTTCTCATGCCAAAGATAAGGGATTAAAGTTCAGCTCCCGCATCAAGGATATGGCTTCAAAGAATTATTAATTAAACGTTGCTTTTTTTGTTGTCCTCATAGATCAGTTCCGTTCATTTCCAGGTATTTGGTTTACCCGGATTTGTTGCTAGATTAACGGGTGTGGGTTCAGAAATGAATCTACACCCGTTTTTCTTGTATTTGAAAATTAACCATACGCTTTCCTGTATTCCCGGGGGCTTAACCCCGTAATTTCCTTGAATTGTCGGTTGAAATTGGCTATATTCCTGTACCCGCTTTCAAAACAAATCTCTGTAGGAATACTTAGCCTGAGTAGGCCTTTTACCTTATTGATTGTCAATTGATTCATTGATCCCGGGATAATTAATTCGGTCAATCACAAAATTTATTTCTCCGAAAGGGTTGATTCTTGGAGTGCCCTTTTTCTGTTTTTATCATGTTGTTGAATTTGGCTGTAAGTTAATGATAATATTTTTGTCATCATAAATGATAATTCAGTTGACTGAAAGTGGATATTTAAACTTCAAGATAGATATTCAGTGGACTGAAAGCATGTCAGTGACATCCACAATGCATATTCCGGCCCGGGAAAGTAATTACTTTTCGTATAAAATCCACGTTATGGCGAAGAAAAGTATATATCTTAACCAGGATATTGCCCTGGCAGAGCAAAGAAAGTATGTTCGAAGATCAATGATTCATTCATTCCACCAACAGGGTATCAACCGTATAGGAATATGAATTCCGCGTTACATAAAAGACATAGTTGCCTTTTTGTCTGGTAACCAGATCAATTATGGTATCCGCGGTAACGACCACCTGCGGGCATGTACCATGGCTTTCATAATCTCCTATGGCTTGAAGTCTGTAAAGCTGGGTAGCAACGGTATCGGTATCGCTGTTGGTCTGAGGGGGCACGCTATCGAGGCTGAAACGCAGATTGCTCCAGCAACCATTGTTAGCCTCTGCCGTTGCTGCTATTTGAATGGTATCGGAAATTTCTGAACTGTCCGGGATGGAAAATTCGGTTATGGGCACTACATCCGTGGTTCTGATATAACTTCCGTTCTCCTCCATACAGGAAACGGCCAAAAAAATAAGGGACAAATACATTAGTGTTTTCATGGTTTTTTGGTTTTTGTTATTATTACAATATTTTATGGGTTTTGGTTTTGAACTTCTGCAGAAGAATAGGTCCGATTATTGCTTCCACATTGTAAAGAAACAAATTTTTTCGTCTGTTATTTAATCTCTACGGAATATATTGTTAAAACGCTGCGTGTTAAAGCAGACAAAAAAGATATTGTAGAGGCATTAACAGGATATGTTACGGA
Coding sequences within:
- a CDS encoding dihydroorotate dehydrogenase-like protein → MINTETTYLGTQLKNPVVVSSSGLSNTVDKIRKIEENGAGAVVLKSLFEEQINYDAATLAKGTDYPEAMDYVNYYIRNNSVENYLKLIREAKEKVSIPVFASINCISSKRWVEFAKQIEEAGADGLEVNVFILPLDKNAKADKYEQIYYELADKLKDTISIPFAFKLSNHFTNLVGVVERLNALDVPGVVLFNRFYEPDIDPETMEFTSAPVFSSPADLRHSLRWVGIVSSKIHKIDIAASTGVHDGKAVVKQLLAGADAVQICSTIYKNGFGQISRILEELTEWMENHSYETIDQFRAKLNYRNLKDPLVYERSQFMRYFSSIE
- a CDS encoding YfiR family protein, whose product is MKKLLLLFIVLFATGSGIQAQSGIAEAKAKFIYNFTKFFEWSQSGQSGDFVIGVLGSNDIYQELEDFTEGKKVITRDIKVERFRAAENVSDCHILFVSSVHSKQLIGLNKRLSSNTLLVSDSETGIKRGAALNFVLEDDRLKYEFAASHAKDKGLKFSSRIKDMASKNY
- a CDS encoding AraC family transcriptional regulator, producing MNQLTINKVKGLLRLSIPTEICFESGYRNIANFNRQFKEITGLSPREYRKAYG